One part of the Cyclobacteriaceae bacterium genome encodes these proteins:
- the lpxD gene encoding UDP-3-O-(3-hydroxymyristoyl)glucosamine N-acyltransferase codes for MEFTISQIAALLGGEVKGDGQGKINMLAKIQDARPGQIAFLSNPKYEQYIYTTQASAVIVSKEFVPRKEIKSTLILVADPYNSFTLLLEEYHKMMSFQKTGIEEPSFIGSKSVVGKNSYRGAFSYIGNNVKVGDNVKIYPHVFVGDNVIIGDNVILHPNVKLYADTKIGSNCVIHAGTVIGSDGFGFAPQSDGTYKSIPQMGNVVIEDDVVIGANTVIDCATMYGDSTIIRKGVKLDNLIQIAHNVEVGKNTVIAAQTGISGSTKLGEHCVIAGQVGIAGHLVIANNTSIGAQGGISKSIKEEGQKLIGYPVFDVKDYFRSYAVFKQLPDLNDRLRQLEKMVQQFQQETPVGQNQANL; via the coding sequence ATGGAATTTACGATTAGCCAGATAGCCGCCTTGTTGGGTGGCGAGGTAAAGGGCGATGGCCAGGGTAAAATAAATATGTTGGCCAAAATCCAGGACGCCAGGCCGGGCCAGATCGCCTTCTTGTCAAACCCCAAGTACGAACAGTACATCTATACCACACAAGCATCGGCTGTTATTGTTAGCAAAGAGTTTGTTCCCCGTAAGGAGATCAAGTCAACACTTATTTTAGTTGCCGATCCCTATAACAGCTTTACACTTTTACTGGAAGAATACCATAAGATGATGAGCTTTCAGAAAACCGGTATTGAAGAACCCAGTTTTATCGGAAGCAAAAGTGTAGTTGGGAAAAATAGCTACCGCGGTGCCTTCTCGTACATCGGCAACAATGTTAAGGTTGGTGATAATGTGAAGATTTACCCGCATGTTTTTGTGGGCGACAATGTTATAATTGGCGACAATGTCATACTCCACCCAAATGTAAAACTGTATGCCGATACGAAAATCGGTAGCAACTGTGTCATCCATGCCGGTACAGTAATCGGCAGCGATGGTTTTGGCTTTGCCCCGCAGAGTGATGGGACGTATAAATCGATTCCTCAAATGGGCAACGTGGTTATTGAAGACGATGTGGTTATTGGCGCCAACACGGTAATTGATTGCGCCACCATGTATGGCGATTCAACAATCATCCGCAAGGGCGTAAAGCTGGATAACCTTATCCAGATTGCCCATAATGTTGAGGTAGGCAAGAACACAGTTATCGCAGCCCAGACAGGAATTTCCGGCTCCACTAAGTTAGGCGAGCATTGCGTTATAGCCGGGCAGGTGGGCATTGCCGGGCACCTGGTTATTGCCAACAACACCAGCATTGGCGCACAGGGCGGCATCTCCAAATCGATCAAAGAGGAGGGGCAAAAACTGATCGGGTACCCTGTGTTTGACGTAAAAGATTATTTCCGGTCGTATGCGGTGTTTAAACAACTTCCCGACCTGAACGACCGCCTCAGGCAATTGGAGAAAATGGTCCAGCAGTTTCAACAAGAGACCCCTGTTGGCCAAAATCAGGCAAACCTGTAA
- a CDS encoding HD domain-containing protein, with the protein MNKKKIINDPVYGFIKIPGELIFDIIQHPWFQRLRHIKQLGLTDFVYPSAQHTRFQHALGAMHLMGTVLDSLRAKGVQISEDEYEASLIAVLLHDIGHGPFSHALEDSLLTGIKHESISYLFMQALNNEFNGALTLALKIFQNSYNRKFFHQLIASQLDIDRLDYLLRDCFFSGVPEGTIGVDRIVAMLTVHNNQLVVEEKGIYSIENFLNARRLMYWQVYLHKTTVSAERMVVNLIRRAQHLVKAGENVPASEALAFFLRHNIALSDFRDNPDTLKLFGRLDDQDIWGAVKFWLNHADFLLATLSAMLYERRLFQVMLSNEPIKKTQVEKVRAGIAKAYGTLRIESHYLFSHGVVTNEAYTEGQKINILMKTGEVLDIAQASDLPSIKAISKIVKKNYLCWPKNVYL; encoded by the coding sequence TTGAACAAAAAGAAAATAATCAACGATCCGGTATACGGATTTATCAAAATCCCGGGTGAATTAATTTTCGATATTATCCAACACCCCTGGTTTCAGCGGTTGCGCCACATCAAGCAATTGGGCCTTACCGACTTCGTTTATCCATCGGCCCAGCATACCCGATTTCAACATGCGTTGGGCGCCATGCACCTGATGGGAACGGTGTTGGACAGCCTACGTGCAAAAGGTGTACAGATTAGTGAAGATGAGTATGAAGCCTCGCTAATTGCCGTGTTGTTGCACGACATCGGGCATGGACCTTTTTCACATGCACTCGAAGATTCGTTGTTGACGGGAATTAAGCATGAAAGTATTTCTTACCTGTTTATGCAAGCGCTCAACAATGAATTTAATGGCGCGCTAACCCTTGCCTTGAAAATTTTTCAAAATAGTTACAACCGCAAATTCTTCCATCAACTTATCGCCAGCCAGTTGGATATCGACCGCCTGGATTATCTTCTTCGCGATTGTTTTTTTAGTGGCGTGCCTGAAGGTACTATTGGTGTTGACCGTATTGTGGCCATGCTTACCGTGCATAACAACCAACTGGTGGTGGAGGAAAAAGGCATTTACAGCATTGAAAATTTTTTGAATGCCCGAAGGCTCATGTACTGGCAGGTGTACCTGCATAAAACAACCGTAAGTGCCGAACGCATGGTGGTTAACCTGATCAGGCGCGCCCAGCACCTGGTAAAGGCTGGGGAAAATGTTCCGGCCAGTGAAGCCCTCGCCTTTTTTCTCAGGCATAACATCGCGCTTAGTGATTTCAGGGACAACCCGGACACCCTTAAGTTATTCGGACGGCTGGACGATCAGGATATCTGGGGTGCTGTAAAGTTTTGGTTGAACCATGCGGATTTTTTACTGGCCACCTTATCGGCTATGCTGTATGAGCGCAGGTTATTCCAGGTAATGCTGAGCAACGAACCAATTAAAAAAACACAGGTTGAAAAAGTAAGGGCAGGTATTGCCAAAGCATACGGCACCCTACGGATTGAATCCCATTACCTGTTCTCGCACGGGGTAGTGACCAATGAAGCCTATACGGAGGGCCAGAAAATAAACATACTGATGAAAACAGGCGAAGTGTTGGACATCGCGCAGGCATCGGACCTCCCAAGCATAAAGGCCATTAGCAAAATCGTTAAAAAAAACTACCTCTGCTGGCCTAAAAATGTATATTTGTAA
- a CDS encoding PglZ domain-containing protein, protein MQRYSILWADDEIDLLKPHILFLEQRGYDITPVNNGSDAVELSQGKHFDVVFLDENMPGLSGLEALDQIKSNKPNLPVVMITKNEEEHIMEEAIGSQIADYLIKPLNPNQILLSVKKILDNKRLIIEKTNLSYQQEFRKISMAFMDDMNHEQWADIYKKLVHWELQLDQSDNEDMREVLEAQKTEANANFAKFVIRNYDKWLNDANADKPLLSHQLLKRKVFPWLGKESPVFLVVIDNLRFDQWKMIEPIIDDYFNVEQEETYYSILPTTTAYSRNAIFSGSLPSEMAKSHPDLWVGEDEDEGKNNFEDEFLGKQLRKNNINVKFSYHKIKNLEQGRALADTVSNLFQNNFNVIVYNFVDMLSHARTDMAMIRELAPDESAYRSITRSWFIHSPLFEILKTIAERKAKVIITTDHGTIRVKRPFKIVGDRNVNTNLRYKQGKNLNFEGGKVMEVSKPERLFLPKMNVSTSYVFAIEDQFFAYPNNYNYYVNFYKDTFQHGGVSLEEMIIPIIFLNSKNVS, encoded by the coding sequence ATGCAAAGATATAGCATTTTGTGGGCAGACGATGAGATAGACTTGCTCAAGCCTCATATTCTTTTTCTGGAGCAACGTGGGTATGATATAACACCGGTAAATAACGGTTCGGATGCTGTGGAGCTTAGCCAGGGCAAACATTTTGATGTTGTGTTTTTAGATGAGAACATGCCGGGATTATCGGGGTTGGAAGCCCTGGACCAGATAAAAAGCAATAAGCCTAATCTTCCGGTGGTGATGATTACCAAGAACGAGGAAGAACACATCATGGAAGAAGCCATTGGCTCGCAGATAGCCGACTACCTGATAAAGCCGCTTAACCCCAATCAGATTTTACTTTCGGTTAAAAAAATACTTGATAACAAAAGGCTCATCATCGAAAAAACCAACCTTTCTTACCAGCAGGAGTTTCGCAAGATAAGCATGGCCTTTATGGATGATATGAACCACGAACAATGGGCCGACATCTATAAAAAACTGGTGCATTGGGAACTTCAACTCGATCAATCCGACAACGAAGATATGCGCGAGGTATTGGAAGCGCAGAAGACGGAAGCCAACGCCAACTTTGCCAAATTTGTCATCCGCAATTATGACAAATGGCTCAACGATGCCAATGCCGATAAGCCATTGCTTTCCCATCAACTATTAAAACGAAAAGTTTTTCCATGGTTAGGAAAGGAAAGCCCGGTCTTTCTGGTGGTGATTGATAACCTGCGTTTCGATCAGTGGAAAATGATCGAACCGATCATTGACGATTATTTTAATGTTGAACAAGAAGAGACTTATTACTCCATACTGCCAACGACAACCGCCTACTCACGGAACGCTATTTTTTCAGGGTCATTGCCAAGCGAAATGGCCAAAAGCCATCCCGACCTTTGGGTGGGCGAAGATGAGGACGAGGGGAAAAATAATTTTGAGGATGAGTTCCTGGGCAAGCAACTCCGGAAAAATAACATCAACGTAAAATTCTCTTACCATAAAATCAAAAACCTGGAGCAGGGACGAGCCCTGGCCGACACGGTTTCCAACCTGTTTCAGAATAATTTTAATGTAATCGTTTACAACTTTGTTGACATGCTTTCGCATGCCCGTACCGACATGGCCATGATCCGCGAACTGGCCCCGGACGAATCGGCCTATCGGTCCATAACCCGCTCGTGGTTTATCCACTCGCCATTATTTGAGATTTTAAAAACCATTGCCGAACGAAAAGCAAAAGTGATCATTACTACCGATCATGGAACCATACGCGTAAAACGGCCTTTTAAAATTGTAGGCGACCGGAACGTAAATACAAACCTGCGCTACAAACAGGGAAAGAACTTAAATTTTGAAGGGGGTAAGGTAATGGAAGTGTCGAAGCCCGAGCGGCTTTTCCTCCCAAAAATGAATGTATCCACCTCGTATGTTTTTGCCATCGAGGATCAGTTCTTCGCCTATCCTAACAATTACAATTACTACGTGAATTTTTATAAAGATACTTTTCAGCATGGGGGGGTAAGCCTGGAAGAAATGATTATCCCTATAATTTTCCTAAATTCGAAAAATGTATCCTGA
- the tsaE gene encoding tRNA (adenosine(37)-N6)-threonylcarbamoyltransferase complex ATPase subunit type 1 TsaE: MYPDVRVHPVEFSRVSLTELDTVAGELLKQLGDVKVCVLKGEMGSGKTTLIKAIGRALQVEDTMGSPTFSLVNEYQTLSGKKIYHFDLYRLKSVHEAVDIGVEEYFYSGAYCFVEWPEKIYSLLPEVYGEIRIAVEDEKHRNIQLLIHG; encoded by the coding sequence ATGTATCCTGACGTGCGCGTACACCCTGTTGAGTTTTCCCGGGTATCCCTTACTGAACTGGACACCGTGGCCGGTGAATTATTGAAGCAGTTGGGTGACGTAAAAGTTTGCGTTTTAAAGGGCGAAATGGGTTCAGGAAAAACAACATTGATAAAGGCCATCGGCAGGGCACTGCAGGTGGAGGATACCATGGGCAGTCCTACTTTTTCGCTGGTAAACGAGTACCAAACCCTATCAGGTAAGAAAATTTACCATTTTGATCTGTACCGGTTAAAATCTGTTCACGAAGCTGTTGATATAGGTGTGGAAGAATACTTTTATTCCGGTGCGTATTGCTTTGTGGAGTGGCCTGAAAAAATTTATTCCTTATTGCCTGAAGTGTATGGTGAAATAAGGATTGCCGTAGAAGACGAAAAACATCGGAATATACAATTGTTGATCCATGGCTGA
- a CDS encoding alanine dehydrogenase, translated as MAEKKKSGFETLARASLAPQEQLMAVKKGKHSFFIGLPREISLQENRITLTPDAVALLVNNGHEIWVETKAGVGSKFSDQQYSEAGAKIVFSPQEVYKADVILKIEPPTLDEIELMHPGQTLISALQLGHLQQEFIQAMVKKKIIALAYEFIEDKVGGMPIVRAMSEIAGSSVMLIAAEYLSTANNGKGVILGGITGVPPTKVVIIGAGTVAEYSARAALGMGADVQIFDNHLYKLRRIKHLLSHQVYTSTIDTLTLSESLKTADVVIGALRAEKGRARIVITEEMVSKMRPDSLIIDLSIDQGGCAETSEITTLKKPVFRKFDVIHYCVPNVASRVAHTATTALSNIFTPTILRAAEEGGVEQMIYSSNWFMKGVYTFKGNLTNEAVARKFGMKFKNIELIVAARF; from the coding sequence ATGGCTGAAAAGAAAAAAAGTGGATTTGAAACCCTGGCACGGGCAAGCCTGGCCCCACAGGAGCAACTGATGGCCGTTAAAAAAGGAAAGCATTCTTTTTTTATCGGCCTGCCTCGGGAAATTTCATTGCAGGAAAACCGCATAACCCTTACACCCGATGCCGTAGCCTTGTTGGTAAACAACGGTCATGAGATTTGGGTTGAAACAAAAGCCGGGGTGGGCTCGAAATTCAGCGATCAGCAATACAGTGAAGCGGGTGCGAAAATTGTATTCTCACCGCAGGAAGTTTATAAAGCAGATGTTATCCTGAAAATTGAACCACCTACGCTGGATGAAATTGAATTGATGCACCCCGGGCAAACTTTGATCTCTGCCCTTCAACTCGGGCATTTGCAGCAGGAGTTTATCCAGGCTATGGTAAAGAAAAAAATTATTGCATTGGCCTACGAGTTTATTGAAGATAAAGTGGGTGGAATGCCCATTGTGCGGGCCATGAGTGAAATTGCCGGTAGCAGCGTTATGCTTATAGCCGCTGAGTACCTGAGTACAGCGAACAATGGGAAAGGTGTTATCCTTGGAGGAATCACCGGTGTGCCACCTACAAAGGTTGTTATTATAGGTGCGGGCACCGTGGCGGAGTATTCTGCACGGGCAGCACTGGGCATGGGTGCTGATGTTCAGATATTCGATAATCACCTTTATAAGTTAAGAAGGATCAAGCACCTGCTAAGCCACCAGGTCTATACGTCCACCATCGATACACTTACGTTAAGTGAATCATTGAAAACAGCTGATGTGGTAATTGGAGCTTTACGGGCCGAAAAAGGCAGGGCACGTATTGTGATTACCGAAGAAATGGTTAGTAAAATGCGCCCCGATTCGTTGATAATTGATTTAAGTATTGATCAGGGCGGCTGCGCAGAAACGTCCGAGATAACCACGTTAAAGAAACCAGTGTTCAGGAAGTTTGATGTAATCCATTACTGTGTGCCCAATGTGGCTTCCCGTGTTGCCCACACGGCTACTACTGCGTTAAGCAATATTTTTACACCAACTATTTTGCGCGCTGCCGAAGAGGGCGGGGTTGAGCAAATGATCTATTCATCAAATTGGTTTATGAAAGGGGTTTATACCTTTAAGGGAAACCTGACCAATGAGGCTGTAGCCCGAAAGTTTGGAATGAAGTTCAAAAATATTGAGTTGATTGTTGCAGCAAGATTTTAG
- a CDS encoding valine--tRNA ligase — MSLSTKYNPSEVEEKWYKHWMANGFFHAEPNPGKEPFTIVIPPPNVTGVLHMGHMLNNTIQDVLIRKARMEGKEACWVPGTDHASIATEAKVVAMLREKGIKKSDLTRDEFLKYAWEWKEKYGGIILEQLKKLGASCDWDRTTFTMDPAYYDAVIDVFVDLFRKGYIYRGMRMVNWDPAGKTALSDDEVIYKDVQSKLVYIKYSIEGTPDEFVTIATVRPETIMADTAICINPNDERYKHLKGKKVLIPLINRAIPIIEDEYVTMDFGTGCLKVTPAHDLNDYELGRKHNLEVIDILNEDGTLSNKARILVGEDRFIARKKIIKLLEESGNLAKVEEYKSNVGFSERTDAVIEPRLSMQWFLKMDTITKPALEHVMNDDVQLIPPKFKNTYHHWMANVRDWCISRQLWWGHRIPAWYAPDGSYAVAKSRDEAYEQLSDKNPTLNEDAIKQDEDVLDTWFSSWLWPIAVFDTSIFKDPTNKGNKDLNYFYPTNDLVTAPEILFFWVARMIIAGYEYRQEKPFKNVYLTGIVRDKQGRKMSKSLGNSPDPLDLIANFGADAVRTGMLFSSPAGNDLLYDEKLVEQGRNFANKIWNAFRLVKGWQVENLPQPSENQVAIQWFSNTLNYSLQELNDHFGKFRMSDALLTIYKLIWDDFCSWYLEMIKPEFGKPIDLKTYEQTVAFFETLLKALHPFMPFITEELWHELKERKEKDCIIVAAWPAASSHDPLILSDAAFAFGIITEIRNTRNAKNISPKEKLSLVVKSDQSLIKDFWPIISKLANLDSIAFNGTAGEGSGFIIRSTEFFIPLSGQIDVDKERELILKDIDYQKGFLNSVTRKLENEKFVNSAPPAVVEAERKKKADAEAKIKALEESLKRLK; from the coding sequence ATGTCTCTGTCAACGAAATACAACCCCAGCGAAGTAGAAGAAAAATGGTATAAGCATTGGATGGCCAATGGTTTTTTCCATGCCGAGCCTAACCCCGGTAAAGAGCCTTTTACGATTGTAATACCACCACCAAACGTAACGGGTGTATTACACATGGGCCACATGCTCAATAATACCATTCAGGATGTACTCATACGCAAGGCACGCATGGAGGGAAAAGAAGCCTGCTGGGTTCCCGGCACCGACCATGCATCCATTGCTACAGAAGCCAAGGTGGTGGCCATGCTCCGGGAGAAGGGAATCAAAAAATCGGACCTTACACGCGATGAGTTTTTGAAGTATGCCTGGGAATGGAAAGAGAAGTATGGCGGCATAATCCTTGAGCAGCTCAAAAAATTGGGAGCTTCCTGCGATTGGGACCGCACAACGTTCACTATGGACCCGGCCTATTACGATGCCGTTATTGATGTATTTGTTGATCTTTTCAGGAAAGGATACATCTACCGTGGAATGCGCATGGTGAACTGGGACCCTGCCGGAAAAACAGCCTTGTCGGATGACGAGGTAATCTATAAAGATGTTCAGTCAAAATTGGTATACATTAAATATTCAATTGAAGGAACACCCGATGAATTTGTGACCATTGCTACCGTTCGGCCGGAAACCATCATGGCCGATACGGCAATCTGTATTAATCCGAACGATGAGCGTTATAAACACCTGAAAGGGAAAAAGGTGTTGATCCCGTTAATCAACCGCGCTATTCCAATTATCGAAGATGAATACGTAACGATGGATTTTGGTACCGGGTGCCTGAAAGTAACACCAGCGCACGACCTTAATGACTATGAACTTGGAAGAAAGCACAACCTGGAAGTTATTGACATTTTGAATGAAGACGGTACGCTCAGCAACAAAGCCAGGATTTTGGTTGGTGAAGACCGGTTTATTGCGCGAAAAAAAATAATTAAACTCCTGGAAGAAAGTGGGAACCTGGCAAAGGTTGAAGAGTACAAAAGCAATGTTGGTTTTTCCGAACGCACCGATGCCGTAATTGAACCACGCTTGTCCATGCAATGGTTTTTAAAGATGGACACCATTACCAAACCAGCGCTGGAACATGTGATGAACGATGACGTTCAACTCATCCCGCCTAAATTCAAAAACACCTATCACCACTGGATGGCCAACGTACGCGATTGGTGCATCTCCCGTCAGCTTTGGTGGGGGCATCGCATACCGGCCTGGTATGCACCCGATGGCAGCTATGCAGTGGCGAAATCTCGCGATGAGGCTTACGAGCAATTAAGTGACAAAAATCCTACATTAAACGAAGATGCAATAAAACAGGATGAAGACGTGCTGGATACGTGGTTCTCCAGCTGGCTTTGGCCGATTGCTGTTTTTGATACCAGCATTTTTAAAGACCCCACCAATAAGGGGAACAAAGATTTAAATTACTTCTACCCCACCAACGATTTGGTAACGGCACCTGAAATACTATTCTTTTGGGTCGCCCGGATGATTATTGCCGGTTATGAATACCGCCAGGAAAAGCCCTTTAAAAACGTTTACCTGACCGGTATTGTGCGTGATAAGCAAGGCCGCAAAATGTCGAAGTCGTTGGGGAATAGTCCCGACCCGCTGGACCTTATTGCAAATTTTGGGGCCGATGCCGTACGTACGGGCATGCTCTTCAGCTCACCGGCAGGCAACGATTTGCTATACGATGAAAAACTTGTTGAACAGGGCCGAAACTTCGCCAACAAAATATGGAATGCTTTCCGGTTAGTGAAAGGTTGGCAGGTTGAAAACCTGCCACAACCCAGCGAAAACCAGGTGGCCATCCAATGGTTTTCCAATACATTAAATTATTCATTGCAGGAACTTAACGATCATTTCGGCAAGTTCCGAATGTCTGACGCCCTGCTTACCATTTACAAGTTAATTTGGGATGACTTCTGCTCATGGTACCTGGAGATGATCAAGCCTGAGTTTGGAAAACCCATTGACTTAAAAACATACGAACAGACTGTTGCCTTTTTTGAAACGTTACTAAAAGCCCTACATCCGTTTATGCCGTTTATTACCGAAGAACTATGGCATGAACTAAAAGAAAGGAAAGAAAAAGATTGCATTATCGTGGCCGCATGGCCTGCTGCATCCTCACATGATCCGCTTATTTTATCCGATGCAGCTTTTGCTTTCGGGATTATTACTGAGATCAGGAATACACGAAATGCAAAAAATATTTCACCGAAAGAAAAATTATCCCTGGTAGTAAAAAGCGATCAATCCCTGATTAAAGATTTCTGGCCGATCATATCCAAGTTGGCTAACCTGGATAGTATCGCTTTTAACGGAACTGCCGGGGAGGGATCTGGATTTATCATCAGGTCAACTGAGTTTTTTATTCCGTTAAGCGGGCAAATTGATGTGGATAAAGAGCGGGAACTAATCCTAAAAGATATTGACTACCAGAAAGGATTTTTGAACTCCGTTACCCGAAAACTGGAAAATGAAAAATTTGTGAACAGTGCGCCACCGGCAGTAGTTGAAGCCGAGCGCAAAAAGAAAGCCGATGCCGAAGCGAAAATAAAGGCACTGGAAGAAAGTTTGAAACGATTAAAATAG
- a CDS encoding rRNA methyltransferase, with amino-acid sequence MMVGSEMKLPEDFLKQIKGVLGDSFPDFLNSIGQAAPTSIRLNHHKPISSIAGKPVPWCSTGLYLGDRPVFTLDPLFHAGAYYVQEASSMFLEQVFLHLGLASKPIRILDVSAAPGGKSTHLASLMHQDSLLVANEVIRSRATILEENLIKWGVGNVVITNNDPESFQKLPGFFDVMVVDAPCSGEGLFRKDPESRNEWSEENVHLCSKRQRRILSDVWPSLKSNGILIYCTCTYNPQENEENMQWLSEQHDAESLSIPLQNHWGIEKISYKTITGYRFYPHKVKGEGFFISVIKKNSFQDEVPIRTKRKPVLPPATILDELSRWLNHSENFTFELIDNYVIAYANALTGEIDKLNNTLRVIRSGTTLANLKGHKLIPEHALALSTTINKQHFPSLDLSLNQALAFLRKESIILTEYVKGYTLVTYQSQPIGWMNILDNRVNNLYPKTWRIRMQID; translated from the coding sequence ATGATGGTCGGCTCGGAAATGAAATTACCGGAAGATTTTTTGAAGCAAATAAAGGGTGTGTTGGGCGATTCGTTTCCGGATTTCCTGAACAGTATTGGCCAAGCCGCACCCACCAGTATAAGGCTAAATCATCACAAGCCCATAAGCAGCATAGCTGGCAAACCGGTGCCGTGGTGCAGTACCGGTTTGTACCTGGGTGATCGCCCCGTGTTCACCTTAGATCCACTCTTTCACGCTGGTGCCTATTACGTTCAGGAAGCGAGCTCAATGTTCCTGGAGCAGGTTTTCCTTCACCTCGGGCTCGCCTCAAAACCTATACGCATTTTAGACGTGAGTGCGGCACCCGGTGGCAAATCAACCCACCTGGCAAGCTTAATGCACCAAGATTCCTTACTGGTAGCCAATGAAGTGATCCGGTCGCGCGCCACCATACTGGAAGAAAATTTAATCAAATGGGGCGTGGGAAATGTTGTTATTACCAACAACGATCCGGAAAGCTTTCAAAAACTTCCTGGCTTTTTCGATGTGATGGTGGTGGACGCGCCTTGTTCAGGTGAAGGATTATTCCGGAAAGATCCGGAATCTAGGAATGAATGGTCTGAAGAGAATGTTCATCTATGCTCGAAGCGACAACGCAGGATACTAAGTGATGTATGGCCTTCATTAAAATCCAATGGCATACTTATATACTGCACATGCACGTACAACCCTCAGGAAAATGAAGAAAACATGCAATGGTTAAGCGAACAGCATGACGCGGAATCGCTATCCATACCGCTACAAAACCATTGGGGCATTGAAAAAATCAGTTATAAAACCATTACAGGCTACAGGTTTTATCCTCACAAAGTAAAGGGTGAGGGTTTTTTTATTTCTGTTATTAAAAAAAACAGTTTTCAGGATGAGGTTCCCATCAGAACCAAACGAAAACCTGTTTTACCCCCTGCTACAATCTTAGATGAACTCAGTCGATGGCTTAACCATTCCGAAAATTTTACTTTTGAACTGATCGATAATTATGTTATTGCATATGCTAACGCGTTAACTGGCGAGATTGACAAACTGAACAATACACTTCGGGTTATACGTTCAGGAACAACACTGGCAAATTTAAAAGGGCACAAACTCATTCCTGAGCATGCACTTGCCTTATCAACTACAATCAACAAACAACATTTTCCTTCCCTCGATCTTTCGTTAAACCAGGCGCTTGCCTTTTTAAGAAAAGAAAGCATCATACTCACCGAATATGTTAAAGGATATACGCTGGTCACCTACCAATCACAACCGATTGGGTGGATGAACATATTGGATAACCGGGTGAACAACCTGTACCCGAAGACCTGGCGCATACGAATGCAAATTGATTGA
- the fahA gene encoding fumarylacetoacetase: protein MIKANDPSLKSWVEVPVGSDFPIQNLPFGIFKTRYLSPVAGVAIGEYVLDLVYLHENGYLDGIGLPPGIFNQKYLNDFLAMGRKKAREVRERLSELLRADNDELKGNPAREIALIPMREVQMQMPVRVPNYTDFYSSEEHATNVGSMFRDPKNALLPNWKHLPVGYHGRASSIVVSGTPLHRPKGQLKLPDVEQPVFGPSRKMDFELEVAFITCSETKLGQSVSTTDAENHIFGFVLFNDWSARDIQQWEYVPLGPFLGKNFGSTISPWIVTLDALEPFRIDGPVQAPEVLPYLRFNGPKNFDLKLDVLLHSEAGEPVTISESNLKYMYWNVNQQLAHHTVNGCNLQVGDMYASGTISGPSPGSFGSMLELTWNGTKPLKLADGAERRFVEDGDTIILKGYCERNGVRIGFGECKGKILPAV, encoded by the coding sequence ATGATTAAAGCAAATGATCCTTCGTTGAAATCGTGGGTGGAAGTACCGGTTGGTTCCGACTTCCCGATCCAAAACCTTCCCTTCGGAATATTCAAGACACGTTATTTATCGCCCGTAGCCGGTGTAGCCATTGGCGAGTATGTTTTAGACCTGGTGTATCTTCACGAAAATGGTTACCTCGATGGGATAGGCCTACCCCCTGGAATATTTAATCAGAAATACCTTAATGATTTCCTGGCGATGGGTAGGAAAAAGGCAAGGGAAGTCCGGGAAAGGCTTTCAGAATTATTGCGTGCAGATAACGATGAACTCAAAGGAAACCCGGCACGCGAAATTGCTTTGATACCCATGCGCGAAGTACAGATGCAAATGCCGGTGCGCGTTCCCAACTACACCGATTTTTACAGCAGTGAGGAGCATGCCACCAATGTGGGTTCTATGTTTCGCGATCCAAAAAATGCCTTGTTACCAAATTGGAAACATTTACCGGTGGGGTATCACGGTCGCGCTTCTTCCATTGTAGTGTCCGGTACACCTCTCCATCGTCCGAAAGGGCAATTAAAACTTCCCGATGTTGAGCAACCGGTTTTTGGCCCATCCAGAAAAATGGATTTTGAATTAGAGGTTGCTTTTATAACCTGTTCCGAAACCAAACTGGGGCAGTCGGTTAGTACCACCGATGCCGAAAATCATATTTTTGGTTTTGTTTTATTTAATGATTGGTCAGCCCGCGACATTCAGCAGTGGGAGTATGTTCCGCTTGGCCCGTTTCTGGGTAAGAATTTTGGTTCCACGATTTCTCCGTGGATTGTTACCCTTGATGCATTGGAACCATTTCGAATCGATGGGCCGGTACAAGCTCCGGAGGTACTACCTTACCTGAGGTTTAACGGGCCAAAAAATTTCGACTTAAAGTTGGATGTATTGTTACATTCCGAAGCAGGAGAGCCGGTAACCATAAGCGAGTCGAACCTTAAATACATGTATTGGAATGTGAACCAGCAACTGGCACATCATACCGTTAACGGATGCAATTTACAGGTAGGCGATATGTATGCCTCGGGAACCATTAGCGGCCCTTCGCCAGGTTCATTCGGTTCGATGTTGGAATTAACATGGAACGGCACAAAGCCATTGAAACTTGCCGATGGGGCCGAGCGCAGGTTTGTTGAAGACGGTGATACCATTATCCTGAAAGGCTATTGCGAAAGAAATGGCGTGCGCATTGGCTTTGGGGAATGCAAGGGGAAAATTTTGCCTGCTGTTTGA